AAAAAAAATCTAGGAATCCCCGACCTCTAAAAGGTCGGGGAGGTTCAAATTTATGTATTTCCTTTGACGGGTAATATTGGACTTAAAATTAACGCCTAATTAACAGGATAATTCAGCTTCAAAAAGTGCCAATAATCAGGTTATTTTTGTAGTAAAAATTAGCAATTTATTATTACTTTAAATTTTTGTATTCCTAAAAATTATCGTTTATATTTTACTTTATTAAATAATAGCTATAATTAGTCTTTATTTTTAATTTAAAGCTAATTTAAGAAGTATTTTCTATCATCATATATATACTTTACTCAAATATTTTTTCAGAAATCTTTATAAGTGTGTTCATACTACATATTTAATATCTAACTCTATGTTAGATAATTTCGCACACTTGTACAAGGTGAAAATTATGGCAGAAGAAAATAGAGATAATAATGAAGAATTAAGGATAGGTGTTTACGTCTGTCACTGTGGTGTTAACATCGGTGGAGTCGTCGACTGTCCTGAAGTAGCTGAATATGCCAAGACATTGCCTGGCGTAGTTCACGCAACTGACTACAAATATATGTGTTCTGACCCTGGTCAAGCTTTAATCCAAGAGGACATTAAAGAGAAAAACTTGAACCGTATTGTTGTTGCAGCATGTTCCCCTCGTCTTCACGAACCTACTTTCCGTAGATGTGTAGAAGAAGCAGGATTAAACAAATTTTTATTTGAATTTGCAAACTTAAGGGAACAAGACTCCTGGGTACACATGGAATTACCTGAAGAAGCTACTGCAAAAGCAAAAGACTTAACCCGTATGGCTGTCGCTAAAGCAAGATTACTCGAACCATTAGAAGCAACTAAAGTAGCTGTAGACAAAAAAGCTTTAGTTATCGGTGGTGGAGTAGCTGGTATCCAAACCGCTTTGGATTTAGGTGACATGGGATTCAAAACCTACATGGTAGAAAGAAACCCAACCATCGGTGGAAGAATGGGACAACTGGATAAAACTTTCCCTACTCTTGACTGTTCAATGTGTATTTTAGCACCAAAAATGGTAGACGCATTTAAACATGAAAACATTGAATTAATTTCATACGCTGAAGTTAAAGAAGTTGACGGTTACATCGGAAACTTCAAAGTAAAAGTTGAGAAAAAACCTAGATACGTTGATGAAGCATTATGTACTGGTTGTGGAGCTTGTCAAGAAGCTTGTCCTATCGAAATACCTAACTACTACGACGAAGGTGTAGGTATGGTAAAAGCTGCTTACATTCCATTCCCTCAAGCTGTACCATTATGTGCAACCATCGATAAAGATTACTGTATCGAATGTAACTTATGTGTACAGGCATGTGGTCCTGAAGCTATCGACCACAATCAACAAGTTGAAGAAATCGACTTGGAAGTCGGTACCATTATCGCAGCTATCGGTTACGACCCATTCGATCCATCTGGAATTTACCAATACGGATACGGACGTTACTCAAACGTAATTACCGCTATGGAAATTGAAAGAATGATTAACGCATCAGGTCCTACCGGCGGTCACGTTATCAAACCATCCGACGGTATCGAACCTAAACGTGTTGCATTCATCCACTGTGTCGGTTCAAGGGATGAGCAAATCGGTAAACCTTACTGTTCCAGAGTATGTTGTATGTACTCCATGAAAAACGCTCAGTTATGTATCGACCACGAACCTGACACTGAAGTAACCTGTTACTACATGGATATCCGTTCATTCGGTAAAGGATACGAAGAGTTCTACAAAACCTCTCAAGAAAAATACGGTATTGAATTTATCAGAGGTAGACCAGCACAAATCTTCGAAAACGATGACTTAACCTTAACAATCAGAGCAGAAGACACTTTACTCGGTAAAGTAACTGAATACACTTACGACTTAGTTGTATTAAGTGTAGGACTTGAACACTCTGCAGGATCCGACGAACTCAGACAAACCTTAGGTGTTTCCAAATCTGCAGACGGATTCTACATGGAAGCTCACCCAAAACTCAGACCTGTTGACACCTTAACTGACGGTGTTTACATTGCTGGTGTAGCTCAAGGTCCTAAAGATATTCCTGACTCTGTAGCACAAGGTTCAGCTGCTGCATCAAGAGCAGCTATCCCAATGGCTAAAGGTCAAGTAGAAATCGAACCTATTGTCGCACGTACTGATGAAGGTATTTGTGGTGCTTGTGAAGTTTGTGTCGAATTATGTCCATTCGGTGCTATTTCAATTGTTGCTGACGCTGGTAGTAACCACGCTGAAATCAACACTGCATTATGTAAAGGATGCGGTACCTGTGTAGGTGCATGTCCATCCGGTGCTATGGACCAACAACACTTCAAAACCGATCAAATCATGGCACAAATCAGTGCTGCTCTTGAAGACATAGGAAAATAGATTTAGAGATTATTTAAATCTCTATTTCTTTTACTTTTTTTTAAAAGCTTATTTTTACACATTATTTCAAAATCTTTTTTTCCCGAGTATTATCTTAAAATGCATTTATCGGCTATTTTTCATAACTCTTATATTATAAGATAAACAAAAATTAAAACATACTTTTTAATTTAATTTAAGGTGTAGTAAATGACTGATTATTATGATGAAATTTTAAATTTTGAAAAGATAGCACAAGAACATACTCAATACATGAGAAACAGTATTAATCTTATTGCTTCTGAAAATGTTACGAGTGTAGAGGTCTCAGAAGCTTTAGCTACTGATTTTGCACACAGATATGCTGAAGGACAGGCATTTGAAAGATTCTATGAAGGATGTCAATACGTCGATTTAATCGAAGACAAAACCAAAAAGCTTTCATGCAAAGTCTATGACTGTGATTATGCTAACGTACAGCCGGTATCAGGCGTAACTGCAAATCTTGCAGCATTTTTCGGATTTTCCAAACCTGGAGACAAAATCATGGCTTTGGAAGTACCTTCCGGAGGCCACATTTCCCACGCTGACGTTAGTGCGGCAGGTATTCACGGCCTTAAAACCGTTTTCCACCCTCTAGACAGCAATATAATGAACATTGACATTGACGCAATGAACAAAAAAATATTAGAGGAAAAGCCAAAAATCGTTTTGTTCGGTGGAAGTCTATTTTTATTCCCTCATCCTGTAAAAGAAGCTCGTGAAGCAGCTGATGAGGTTGGGGCTAAAATAATGTATGACGGAGCTCACGTTTTAGGTCTTATTGCCGGAGGACAGTTCCAGCAGCCTTTAAAGGAAGGTGCAGACCTGATGATGGGAAGTACCCACAAGACATTCCCTGGCCCTCAGGGAGGAATCATCCTTTCCCACAAGGAAAACGAGGAAATCATTGACAATGCAGTATTCCCTGGTGTAGTGAGCAATCACCACCTGCACCATTTATTGGGTTTAGGTATTGCAACTGCCGAAATGCTTGAATTCGGTGAAGCTTATGCAAAACAAACCATTAAAAACGCTCAGGCTTTAGGTCAGGCAATGTGTGAAAGAGGATTCAACGTATTATGTGAAGACTTAGGATTTACCGAGTCCCACCAAATCGCTGTTGACTTAACTAACATCAGATCAGCATCCGATATCGCTAAGGAATTGGCTGACAACAACGTTATCCTAAACAAAAACCTCCTTCCAGGTGATGACAGGGACAATTCCGATGACCCTTCAGGAATTAGAATCGGTACCCAGGAAATTACCAGAAGAGGACTCAAAGAAAAAGAAATGGATGAAGTGGCTGAATTCATTCGCCGTGTTGCTGTCGACAAGGAAGACATTGCAGACGAAGTTGCTGAGTTCATGAATCAGTACACGACATTGGATTACGCATTTTCCGATAAGGACGCTTACCAATATCACAAATTATAGATTACTATGAGAATAGGGTTTGCTTTTACTGGAGCCGGTCATTTACTCAAAGAATCTGTTCAGGTCGCTGAAAAACTGGCTAAAGACCATGAAGTAACAGTATTTCTTTCAGGAGCTGCTGAAGAAGTATTGAAAATGTACGGTCTTTATGAAAGGGTTGTTGCCATAACTGGCGGCAAATACAGGGAGCTTGCTACAGATTCCAATCAAAAGTTTTCATTTCCAATAACGGGCAGACTCTCACTCGGTAAATATGATTTGTTAATAGTTTCACCTGCCACCGCTAATACCGTTTCCAAAATCGTTTATGGCATAGCGGATACCTTGGTAACGAACGCCGTTGCTCAGGCAGGAAAAGGAGCAGTAAAAACTTATATGGTTCCCGTTGATATACATCCGGGACCAATTGACACTGTTCTTCCTTCAAAAATGGAAAAGGATAAATGTCAAAACTGCGATGAGTGCGTTGCGGCTCTTGCATGTCTTGAAGGCGCAATCATACCTCACGACGAAATCGATTTGACAAAATGCGTTGGCTGCGGTCAGTGCAGGAACACCTGTCCGTATGACGCCATTTCCGAAGGAAAAATCATTACCATCTACATGAGAGACATAGACATCGAAAACACCCGTAAACTATCCCAAATCGATGATATTCAGATATTTGAAAGTCCTTTGGATATTTTAGAGAAAATCTAGTTTCTCACCAATTTCTGAATTTAACTCATTTTCTTTGGTTTCAAGGATATATCTGGCTTTTTTATCAGTTTTATAATATCTCCAAGGTTTCAATGTTTTTTTATCAACTATCACTTTATTTTCATCCAAAAAGTAAACGTCAATCACAAAGCGCATGAATGAGGTGTGAACGCTCGAGCCGTATTTCAAGATAAACAGTAATCCGTAATCGATGTCCTTTTTAAACATCAGGCCAATTAGCCTTTTAAAGTAATTGTCGGCATATTTTATTTTAATCATGGATTATAGCTTTATTATCCATATTAATAAGTTTAACTAATTTCTAAAGTCAATATTGCTCTAACCTTGTAGTTTTTCAAGATCCGAGTAATCTAGGAATGTCTTGTCATTGATTTCTCCGCTTAGAATGTCTTTTAAAGCGGTTTCAAATTCCCCGTATGAAAAGACTCCAGGTATGTAAAGCCTTTCCTGACCATAATCAATGATGAAGTAAGGCGTTGATGTAATCTGGTGCGTAAGGGCCTCTTCCTGGTCAAGGTAGACTTCAATGTTATAGTAATTGTTTTCAAGAATCCTTTTTGCTTCGCCTTCATCAAGTCCGCATGAAACTGCAATTCTTGTTAAAACCTTAATGTCTGTGATGTTTTCGTTTTCACACATCCTGGCATGAAATATTGCTTCAGCAAGCTTTAAGGTAATTTCTGGATGCATATTCTGAGCAAATTTGCATAGCCTCAGCGCATCCTTAGAGCTTGTAAGGGGCATGTCTCGGTAATTGACTTTCAAGCCATCTTCAAGCGCAATCTCTTCGATTTCTGAAATCATTTCTGAGGCTTCTTCATCTGTTAATCCGTACTTTTCGCCGTACCTTTGAGAAGTGCTTTTATCAGGCCTTTTACCGGCCGTAGGCTCAAGTTCAAATGGCTTGAATTCCCATTCACAGTCAATATCCAAGTTTTTAACGGCCTTTTTAAGCCTTTCAAGCCCGATATATGAATAGGGACAGTTGAAATCAATAATGTAAATAATCTTCATTAGAATCATCTTTTTGCTTTTGTTATATCTATTTTGTTTTCTCTAAATTTAAAAATTTCTTATTTCCTCAAATTTCAACAATTTTTATATAACATTTATGATAAAATTAATAGTGAATATTTGAATATTGGTGATAATATGAATGAACAAGGTAGAACATTTACATCAGAATCAGTAACTCAAGGACATCCGGATAAAGTTGCAGACATTATTTCTGATGCTATATTGGATGCGTACATGGCACAGGACAAAAATTCGCATGTCGCATGTGAAACTTGTGTAACAACTGATTTTTGTATGGTATTTGGTGAAATAACCTCATCAGCTCATATCTCAGAAGATGAAATTGAAAAAATAATTAGAGACACGATTATTGAAATCGGTTATGATAATCCTGACCTGGAATTTGATGGTCATACATGTAAAGTTGAAAACAGGCTCCATGAACAATCTGCGGATATCAATCAGGGAGTGGACCGTGGAGATGAAGAATCCGGAGCCGGCGACCAGGGTATGATGTTCGGTTTTGCAACCAATGAAACTGAATCATTAATGCCTTATCCGATTGATCTTGCTCGTAAATTAACTAATAAATTAACTGAACTTAGAGAAAGCGGTGAAATCCCATATTTAAGACCTGACGGAAAGGCACAGGTATCCGTAAACTATGATAAGGACGGAAATGTAGTCTCTTTAGATGCAGTAGTACTGTCAACCCAGCATGACGAAACGGTCTCAGACAATCAGGAACAGTTAAAGGAAGATATCCGTGAAAAGCTCTTCAAGGCAGTAATTCCAGCTGAATTAATGACTGAAAATACCAAAGAGCACATTAATCCAACAGGCAAATTCGAAATAGGTGGTCCTCACGGGGACGCAGGCCTTACAGGCCGTAAAATCATCGTAGATACCTACGGAGGATACGCAAGACACGGTGGAGGAGCGTTCTCAGGAAAAGACTGCACTAAAGTGGACAGAAGCGCATGCTACATGGCAAGATACATTGCAAAGAATATTGTAGCCAGCGGACTTGCTGAAAAATGTGAAATCCAGCTATCCTATGCAATTGGAGTAGCTGAGCCAACTTCAGTAATGGTAGATACCTTTGGAACCGCTGCAGCTGACCTTGATTTTGATGAAATAGTGCGTGAAAACTTCAAATTAACTCCTGATGGAATCATTGAAACATTAGGATTAAGGGACACTACTTATAAACAAACCGCAAAATACGGTCACTTCGGTATCGAAGGCCTTCCATGGGAAAAGACCGACAAGGCCGAAGACTTGAAAAAATACCTTAAATAAGACTTTCCTCTCTTGAGGAATAGTTTTCATTCTTTTTTTTACTTTTATTTTTCATTGAGTTAATTAACTATTTTTTTAGAATAATTTTTAAAATATTCGAAAATTGCAAAAACCTTTATTTATTATCTTTGATAAAAATATACATATTATAAATTATTAATTTTCGAGGAGTTACAATGCCAATAAAAGAGGCAGAAAAATCATATGATCATGATAAAATAGAAAAGAAAGTACAGAAATTCTGGAAAGAAGAAGATACTTTTAAGAAAGTCACAGAACTTAGAGAAAATGGTCCTAGATATTCATTTTTAGACGGTCCGCCTTACTGCAGTGGTAAAATCCACTTGGGTACAGCTTGGAATAAGGTAATTAAAGACTCTTATTTACGTTATAAATCTATGAACGGATTCAGTTTAAGAAGACAGGCCGGTTGGGACATGCACGGTCTTCCAATTGAACATAAGGTAGAGCAATTAATGGGCATCAAATCCAAACAGGAAATCGAAGACGATATAGGAATAGCTGCCTTTGTAGATAAGTGCAGAGAATTTGCAATCGAAAACAAGATAGCTATGGAAGAGGAATTCGACCAGCTGGGTGTTTGGATGGATTGGGATGACCCTTACATGACTTTGGACCCGCAATATATGGAATCATCATGGTGGACTTTAAAAAGGGCTAACGAACAGAATTTACTCGTTAACGACCAGAGGGTTATCAGCTGGTGTCCTCACTGCGGAACCGCACTTGCGGCAGCAGAAATCGAATATGAAGACAAGGTAGACCCTTCCATATTCATAAAGTTCCCTGTTAAAGGCGAGGAAAACACCTACTTCCTTGTCTGGACAACCACTCCATGGACCTTGCCTGCAAACATGGCAATCTGTGCAAACCCGGAATTCGATTACGTTTATGTCAAAAAAGACGGTGAAGTATTAATATTGGCCGAAAACCTTATGGAAGAGGTTTTGGGAAAACAGGTTAAAATTCACAGAACCAAAATCCCCGCCGAAAACGAAGACGAAGAAGACCAGATTATAGAAGAAAAGGAAGTCCTATACGAAGTTTTAAAAACCGTTAAGGGCGAAGAATTGGTTGGCATGGATTACGATTACATATTGGCCGATGAAATTCCAAAACAGATGGAACTTGACTCAGAAATTGAAAATGTCCACAAAATCCTATCCGGTGACCATGTAGAGCTTGGAGAAGGTACAGGTTTCGTTCACACGGCTCCTGGACACGGTCCTGAGGACTTTGAAGTGGGTCAAAAGTACGGCCTTCCAATTTTCTGTCCGGTCGGTGAAGACGGATGCTTTACCGAAGACGCAGGAAAATACGCTGACAAATTTACAAAGGATGAAAATCCTCAAATCATTGAAGATTTAGAGAACAAAGGATTAATGTACAGGGCAGAAACCATTGAGCACAGATACGGTGTGTGCTGGAGATGCAAAACCCCTATCATTTATATCGCAACCAAACAATGGTTCTTGAAAGTAACCGACATCAAACAAAAAATGCTTGATGAAATCGGAAAAGTCGAATGGGTACCTAAATGGGCCGGAGAAGGAAGGTTCTACGACTGGGTGGACAACGCCCGTGACTGGACTATTTCAAGGCAAAGATTCTGGGGTATTCCAATCCCTATCTGGGAATGTCCTGACTGTGGCGAAATCAAGGTAATCGGTTCACTTGACGAATTGAAATCCGAAGCCCTTACAGAAATCGACGTATCAGACGCTGAACTCATTCACAGGCCATATGTGGATGAAGTAGAAGTCAAATGTGACAACTGCGGCAAGCCAATAAAAAGGATTCATGACGTACTGGACGTATGGATCGATTCAGGAGTTGCAGGATGGGCTTCACTCTACTATCCTCAGCAAAAGGACAAGTTTGAAGACTGGTTCCCTTATGACTTCATTACAGAAGGCCACGACCAGACCAGAGGATGGTTCTATTCACAGTTAGGTACAGGTGTTATTTCAATGGGTCAAAGTCCGTATCAGAAGGTATTGATGCACGGATTCGTATTGGATGAGAATGGAAACAAGATGTCCAAATCATTGGGTAATGTTGTAGCTCCCGAAGAGGTCATCGAAAAGTACGGAGCCGATGTTTTAAGATTCTATCTTTTATGGGCTTCAAAGCCATGGGATGACCTTAAATTCGTATGGGATGAGTTATTAAACATCAACAAGATGTTCAATATCCTATGGAACATTTACGTATTTTCAACAACCTACATGTCCCTGGATGACTTCAATCCTGTTGAATTAAGCGAAGATGACATTATATTAAGGGCTGAAGACAGATGGATTATCTCCAAAGCCAATACTTTAGTAAAAGAAGTGGCTGAAGACTTGGATAAGCTGTTCTTCCACAAGGCAACTCGTAAAATTAATAATTTCATTCTTGAAGACTTAAGCCGCTGGTATGTAAGGCTTATTCGTGGAAGAACCTGGGTTGAAAGCGATGATCCGGACAAGTTAGGCGCTTATTATAGTTTATACACTGCTTTAATCAAACTTATTTCAGTATTGTGTCCTATCGCTCCTCACGTATCAGAGGAAATCTATG
This region of Methanobrevibacter millerae genomic DNA includes:
- a CDS encoding DsbA family oxidoreductase, with product MKIIYIIDFNCPYSYIGLERLKKAVKNLDIDCEWEFKPFELEPTAGKRPDKSTSQRYGEKYGLTDEEASEMISEIEEIALEDGLKVNYRDMPLTSSKDALRLCKFAQNMHPEITLKLAEAIFHARMCENENITDIKVLTRIAVSCGLDEGEAKRILENNYYNIEVYLDQEEALTHQITSTPYFIIDYGQERLYIPGVFSYGEFETALKDILSGEINDKTFLDYSDLEKLQG
- the ileS gene encoding isoleucine--tRNA ligase: MPIKEAEKSYDHDKIEKKVQKFWKEEDTFKKVTELRENGPRYSFLDGPPYCSGKIHLGTAWNKVIKDSYLRYKSMNGFSLRRQAGWDMHGLPIEHKVEQLMGIKSKQEIEDDIGIAAFVDKCREFAIENKIAMEEEFDQLGVWMDWDDPYMTLDPQYMESSWWTLKRANEQNLLVNDQRVISWCPHCGTALAAAEIEYEDKVDPSIFIKFPVKGEENTYFLVWTTTPWTLPANMAICANPEFDYVYVKKDGEVLILAENLMEEVLGKQVKIHRTKIPAENEDEEDQIIEEKEVLYEVLKTVKGEELVGMDYDYILADEIPKQMELDSEIENVHKILSGDHVELGEGTGFVHTAPGHGPEDFEVGQKYGLPIFCPVGEDGCFTEDAGKYADKFTKDENPQIIEDLENKGLMYRAETIEHRYGVCWRCKTPIIYIATKQWFLKVTDIKQKMLDEIGKVEWVPKWAGEGRFYDWVDNARDWTISRQRFWGIPIPIWECPDCGEIKVIGSLDELKSEALTEIDVSDAELIHRPYVDEVEVKCDNCGKPIKRIHDVLDVWIDSGVAGWASLYYPQQKDKFEDWFPYDFITEGHDQTRGWFYSQLGTGVISMGQSPYQKVLMHGFVLDENGNKMSKSLGNVVAPEEVIEKYGADVLRFYLLWASKPWDDLKFVWDELLNINKMFNILWNIYVFSTTYMSLDDFNPVELSEDDIILRAEDRWIISKANTLVKEVAEDLDKLFFHKATRKINNFILEDLSRWYVRLIRGRTWVESDDPDKLGAYYSLYTALIKLISVLCPIAPHVSEEIYENLVKGVNPDAPESIHMNDWGYDEDKIDTELEAKMDVVREVIDASIRARDIAQYKLRWPVSDITVVSQDEDVLKAIEELEDIIKDQSNTKDVLCASEFEKLSFNAKPNLKNLGPRLKGDMGKVMNALKNGDGNQIKAELEANGSVTIEGHELSGDDILFDSELPDDFVSSEFEGGNVFVNTNITLEIRQEAMARELIRRIQDMRKDLDLDVEANINVDVESSSEFKDLIVPQVEFISHEVRANSFIITDSEECSKDSKDYTKEWDIEGEKVIISINK
- a CDS encoding CoB--CoM heterodisulfide reductase iron-sulfur subunit A family protein: MAEENRDNNEELRIGVYVCHCGVNIGGVVDCPEVAEYAKTLPGVVHATDYKYMCSDPGQALIQEDIKEKNLNRIVVAACSPRLHEPTFRRCVEEAGLNKFLFEFANLREQDSWVHMELPEEATAKAKDLTRMAVAKARLLEPLEATKVAVDKKALVIGGGVAGIQTALDLGDMGFKTYMVERNPTIGGRMGQLDKTFPTLDCSMCILAPKMVDAFKHENIELISYAEVKEVDGYIGNFKVKVEKKPRYVDEALCTGCGACQEACPIEIPNYYDEGVGMVKAAYIPFPQAVPLCATIDKDYCIECNLCVQACGPEAIDHNQQVEEIDLEVGTIIAAIGYDPFDPSGIYQYGYGRYSNVITAMEIERMINASGPTGGHVIKPSDGIEPKRVAFIHCVGSRDEQIGKPYCSRVCCMYSMKNAQLCIDHEPDTEVTCYYMDIRSFGKGYEEFYKTSQEKYGIEFIRGRPAQIFENDDLTLTIRAEDTLLGKVTEYTYDLVVLSVGLEHSAGSDELRQTLGVSKSADGFYMEAHPKLRPVDTLTDGVYIAGVAQGPKDIPDSVAQGSAAASRAAIPMAKGQVEIEPIVARTDEGICGACEVCVELCPFGAISIVADAGSNHAEINTALCKGCGTCVGACPSGAMDQQHFKTDQIMAQISAALEDIGK
- a CDS encoding dihydromethanopterin reductase (acceptor), which codes for MRIGFAFTGAGHLLKESVQVAEKLAKDHEVTVFLSGAAEEVLKMYGLYERVVAITGGKYRELATDSNQKFSFPITGRLSLGKYDLLIVSPATANTVSKIVYGIADTLVTNAVAQAGKGAVKTYMVPVDIHPGPIDTVLPSKMEKDKCQNCDECVAALACLEGAIIPHDEIDLTKCVGCGQCRNTCPYDAISEGKIITIYMRDIDIENTRKLSQIDDIQIFESPLDILEKI
- the metK gene encoding methionine adenosyltransferase, encoding MNEQGRTFTSESVTQGHPDKVADIISDAILDAYMAQDKNSHVACETCVTTDFCMVFGEITSSAHISEDEIEKIIRDTIIEIGYDNPDLEFDGHTCKVENRLHEQSADINQGVDRGDEESGAGDQGMMFGFATNETESLMPYPIDLARKLTNKLTELRESGEIPYLRPDGKAQVSVNYDKDGNVVSLDAVVLSTQHDETVSDNQEQLKEDIREKLFKAVIPAELMTENTKEHINPTGKFEIGGPHGDAGLTGRKIIVDTYGGYARHGGGAFSGKDCTKVDRSACYMARYIAKNIVASGLAEKCEIQLSYAIGVAEPTSVMVDTFGTAAADLDFDEIVRENFKLTPDGIIETLGLRDTTYKQTAKYGHFGIEGLPWEKTDKAEDLKKYLK
- a CDS encoding DUF192 domain-containing protein, which encodes MIKIKYADNYFKRLIGLMFKKDIDYGLLFILKYGSSVHTSFMRFVIDVYFLDENKVIVDKKTLKPWRYYKTDKKARYILETKENELNSEIGEKLDFL
- the glyA gene encoding serine hydroxymethyltransferase, whose translation is MTDYYDEILNFEKIAQEHTQYMRNSINLIASENVTSVEVSEALATDFAHRYAEGQAFERFYEGCQYVDLIEDKTKKLSCKVYDCDYANVQPVSGVTANLAAFFGFSKPGDKIMALEVPSGGHISHADVSAAGIHGLKTVFHPLDSNIMNIDIDAMNKKILEEKPKIVLFGGSLFLFPHPVKEAREAADEVGAKIMYDGAHVLGLIAGGQFQQPLKEGADLMMGSTHKTFPGPQGGIILSHKENEEIIDNAVFPGVVSNHHLHHLLGLGIATAEMLEFGEAYAKQTIKNAQALGQAMCERGFNVLCEDLGFTESHQIAVDLTNIRSASDIAKELADNNVILNKNLLPGDDRDNSDDPSGIRIGTQEITRRGLKEKEMDEVAEFIRRVAVDKEDIADEVAEFMNQYTTLDYAFSDKDAYQYHKL